A single window of Hyla sarda isolate aHylSar1 chromosome 2, aHylSar1.hap1, whole genome shotgun sequence DNA harbors:
- the LOC130357406 gene encoding piggyBac transposable element-derived protein 4-like: protein MSRRRMYSTEEAYAFLASSSGSDSGEELLYLPSSSSSFTDSDEEPPRHRPRPGPSTSPSTNIEPGPSAISEWAPASNFIPNLPEFVATAGIRVDTVGLKEADFFQLFFSEELINLIVEETNRYAEQFIAANPQAYHARPYQWTPTNALELKKFFALLFNMGIVKKPTIRSYWSNDMLYHTPLYRSVMPRNRFEALLKFLHYANNENCPPPSDPNFDRIYKIRPLVNYLNQKFSEVYTPEKEIAVDESLVHFKGRLHFRQYLPNKRARYGVKLYKLCESTTGYTHKFRVYEGKDSKIEPPECPPVLKTTGKIVWDLVHPLLDQGYNIYLDNFYTSVPLLQCLFAKGTVACGTIRRNQRDLPKIFVRQKLKKGESKAVCKDNMMLVKYQDKRDVLVLTTLHPDRSTPVQVRGTTESAPKPVCIQDYNKFMGGVDLSDQALQPYTALRKTKTWYKKLALHLFQITMYNSFVVYKRAGNTCTYLQFQKNVIKDFLFGDPEGEESRATGSENRIVPGQHFPAVVPRRESGSRQQKRCRVCSKRGIRKCTIYHCETCPHKPGLCIEDCFKIYHTTYDI, encoded by the coding sequence ATGTCAAGGCGTCGCATGTACAGcactgaggaggcatatgccttcttgGCATCTTCCTCTGGTTCAGATAGTGGTGAAGAGTTGTTATATttgccctcttcttcttcctctttcaCTGATTCTGACGAGGAACCTCCCCGCCACCGCCCTAGGCCAGGTCCTAGTACCAGTCCTAGTACCAATATTGAGCCAGGTCCTAGTGCCATCTCTGAGTGGGCTCCAGCTTCAAACTTTATACCCAATTTGCCTGAGTTTGTGGCCACTGCAGGCATTCGTGTTGACACCGTGGGGTTGAAAGAAGCTGATTTTTTTCAGCTCTTCTTTTCAGAAGAGCTGATTAATTTGATAGTGGAGGAGACCAACCGGTATGCTGAGCAATTCATTGCGGCCAATCCACAGGCATATCATGCTAGGCCTTATCAATGGACGCCAACCAATGCACTAGAgctcaaaaaattttttgcccttttgtttaACATGGGCATAGTTAAAAAGCCCACAATTCGCTCCTATTGGAgtaatgatatgctttaccataCTCCACTGTACCGGTCGGTCATGCCAAGGAATCGGTTTGAAGCCCTCCTCAAATTTCTACATTATGCTAATAATGAAAATTGTCCACCTCCCAGTGATCCAAATTTTGATCGCATATATAAAATTCGGCCCCTTGTTAATTATTTAAATCAAAAATTTTCTGAAGTTTACACCCCAGAAAAAGAGATTGCAGTGGACGAATCTCTTGTGCACTTCAAAGGAAGGTTGCACTTTAGGCAATACCTGCCTAACAAACGGGCCAGGTATGGGGTAAAACTTTATAAGTTGTGCGAGAGCACAACCGGCTATACGCACAAATTCAGAGTCTATGAGGGGAAAGACTCTAAAATAGAGCCCCCAGAGTGTCCCCCCGTACTAAAAACAACGGGAAAAATAGTATGGGATCTAGTTCACCCCCTGCTAGATCAAGGGTATAACATCTACCTTGATAATTTTTACACTAGCGTCCCATTACTACAATGCCTGTTTGCCAAGGGGACTGTGGCCTGTGGTACCATCAGGCGAAATCAAAGGGATCTGCCTAAAATTTTTGTACGGCAAAAGTTGAAGAAGGGGGAAAGCAAGGCTGTGTGCAAGGACAACATGATGCTTGTGAAGTACCAGGACAAGCGTGATGTTCTTGTACTAACCACCTTACACCCAGACAGATCCACCCCTGTCCAAGTCCGTGGTACCACAGAGAGTGCCCCTAAACCGGTGTGTATCCAGGACTATaataagttcatgggaggggtggaTCTGTCAGATCAGGCCTTGCAGCCGTACACTGCCCTACGCAAAACTAAGACCTGGTATAAAAAATTGGCACTGCACCTCTTCCAAATTACCATGTACAATTCATTTGTGGTGTACAAACGTGCAGGAAATACATGCACATACCTGCAATTCCAGAAAAATGTTATTAAGGACTTTCTGTTTGGGGATCCGGAAGGGGAGGAAAGCAGAGCCACAGGATCGGAGAACAGAATAGttccagggcaacattttcctgCGGTAGTTCCCCGTAGAGAATCGGGGAGTAGGCAACAGAAGCGGTGTCGGGTGTGCTCCAAGCGTGGCATTAGAAAATGCACTATATACCACTGTGAGACATGTCCCCACAAACCCGGTCTGTGCATTGAAGACTGTTTTAAAATCTATCACACAACATATGATATCTAA